Proteins encoded together in one Coregonus clupeaformis isolate EN_2021a unplaced genomic scaffold, ASM2061545v1 scaf0249, whole genome shotgun sequence window:
- the LOC121543952 gene encoding adenosine deaminase 2-A-like — MSGLFKKDFHSHFQSPMTLQDKMVFPSRGSYTITLQLVVVLCCVTVCGGTPDPRQRETMMRQETSRQTGGRVQLTEAEQWLDAHLHKLKEQEMAAAQFPPAIHFFKARPLIHKSPIFNLLQRMPKGAALHIHSSSLVSVDWLVKNITYRPHCYICFTWGRSVRFVFSSRRPFPTWDCLYWQLLKTLRANMVDPTDFDNSLMQNLTLFTDDPDTTYPSQDAVWERFEMAFVAIAGLVTYAPVFKDFLYKGLEQLFDDNIMYLELRTGLSRTYELDGSIHDKAWSLRTYQEVTQQFVAEHPGFLGARLIISVHRVLSVSDVKAAVKEAIQMQKDFPELVAGFDLVGREDRGRPLWFFREALSLPAELGVMLQYFFHAGETDQMGTEVDENILDALMFNTTRIGHGYTLAHHPLAKELSRKGNVAVEVCPISNQVLKLVSDLRNHPAAVLMSEGHPIVVSSDDPSLFGTTGLSYDFYEVFVGIGGLRANLGTLKELAINSIRYSSLPSQLKERGLAMWQRTWDKFISENSYRNP, encoded by the exons ATGAGTGGCCTCTTCAAGAAGGATTTCCACAGCCACTTCCAATCTCCAATGACACTGCAGGACAAGATGGTTTTCCCCTCTAGAGGGAGCTATACCATCACCCTCCAGTTGGTAGTTGTACTGTGCTGTGTGACTGTATGTGGCGGGACCCCTGACCCCCGTCAGAGGGAGACGATGATGCGCCAGGAGACCTCCAGGCAGACAGGGGGCCGTGTGCAGCTGACAGAGGCAGAGCAGTGGCTCGACGCACACCTTCACAAGCTAAAAGAACAAGAGATGGCTGCGGCCCAGTTCCCTCCTGCCATTCACTTCTTCAAGGCACGGCCCCTCATCCATAAGAGCCCCATCTTTAACCTGCTGCAAAGGATGCCCAAAG GGGCAGCCCTCCACATCCACAGCTCATCTCTGGTGAGTGTTGATTGGCTGGTGAAGAACATCACATACAGGCCCCATTGTTACATCTGCTTCACATGGGGCAGGTCTGTACGGTTCGTCTTCTCTAGTCGCCGGCCCTTCCCTACCTGGGACTGCCTCTACTGGCAACTGTTGAAGACCTTGAGAGCCAACATGGTGGATCCTACAGACTTTGACAACAG CTTGATGCAGAACCTCACACTGTTCACTGATGATCCAGACACTACCTACCCGAGCCAGGACGCAGTGTGGGAGAGGTTTGAGATGGCATTTGTGGCCATAGCTGGGCTGGTCACCTACGCTCCTGTGTTTAAAGACTTTCTCTACAAGGGCTTAGAACAGCTGTTTGATGACAACATCATGTATCTGGAACTAAGAACTGGACTATCAAGG ACATATGAGCTGGATGGAAGCATCCATGATAAAGCCTGGTCCCTGAGGACTTATCAGGAAGTCACTCAACAGTTTGTGGCTGAACACCCTGGCTTTCTGGGAGCTCGACTAATCATTTCCGTCCATAG GGTTCTGAGTGTGTCTGATGTCAAAGCAGCTGTAAAAGAGGCCATTCAGATGCAGAAGGATTTCCCAGAGTTAGTTGCAGGATTCGACCTG GTtggcagggaggacaggggaagacCTCTCTGGTTCTTCAGGGAGGCCTTATCTCTACCTGCAGAGCTTGGAGTCATGCTGCAATACTTCTTTCATGCAGGAGAGACTG ACCAGATGGGCACTGAAGTGGATGAAAACATTCTAGATGCCCTAATGTTCAACACCACACGTATTGGGCATGGGTACACCTTGGCACACCACCCACTGGCAAAGGAGCTCTCCAGGAAGGGAAACGTGGCCGTGGAAGTATGCCCCATCTCAAACCAG GTGCTGAAGCTGGTGTCTGACCTAAGGAACCACCCTGCAGCTGTGCTGATGTCTGAGGGCCACCCAATAGTGGTCAGCTCTGATGACCCGTCCCTGTTTGGGACCACTGGGCTCTCCTATGACTTCTATGAGGTGTTTGTGGGCATCGGTGGCTTGAGGGCTAACCTGGGCACTCTCAAGGAGCTGGCCATCAACTCCATAAG ATATAGCTCACTGCCATCCCAGCTGAAGGAGAGGGGGCTGGCCATGTGGCAGAGGACGTGGGATAAGTTCATCTCTGAGAACTCATATAGAAATCCCTGA
- the LOC121543527 gene encoding V-type proton ATPase subunit E 1, which translates to MALSDADVQKQIKHMMAFIEQEANEKAEEIDAKAEEEFNIEKGRLVQTQRLKIMEYYEKKEKQIEQQKKIQMSNLMNQARLKVLKARDDMISEMLSEARQRLANIAKDPARYPALMDGLVLQGFYQLLEAKVTIRCRKQDLQVVQAAIQKTIPIYKAAVKNNIEVRIDQDNFLSPEISGGIEIYNANGKIKVSNTLESRLDLMAQQMMPEVRVALFGQNQNRKFLD; encoded by the exons ATGGCGCTCAGCGATGCCGACGTTCAGAAGCAG ATCAAACACATGATGGCCTTCATTGAGCAGGAGGCCAATGAGAAGGCAGAGGAAATTGATGCCAAG GCGGAAGAGGAGTTCAACATTGAGAAGGGCCGTCTGGTGCAGACCCAGAGGTTGAAGATCATGGAGTATTACGAGAAGAAAGAGAAGCAGATCGAGCAGCAGAAGAAAAT TCAAATGTCTAACCTGATGAACCAGGCTCGTCTTAAGGTGTTGAAGGCTCGCGACGACATGATTTCA GAAATGTTGAGCGAGGCGCGTCAACGGCTGGCCAACATAGCCAAGGACCCAGCCAGGTACCCAGCACTGATGGATGGGCTGGTTCTGCAG GGTTTCTATCAGCTTCTTGAGGCCAAAGTGACCATCCGCTGTCGTAAACAGGACTTGCAGGTGGTTCAG GCGGCTATTCAGAAGACCATTCCCATCTATAAAGCAGCAGTGAAGAACAATATTGAGGTTCGCATCGACCAGGACAACTTCCTGTCCCCAGAGAT TTCTGGAGGTATTGAGATCTACAACGCTAATGGGAAGATCAAGGTGTCCAACACCCTAGAGAGCAGACTGGACCTCATGGCTCAGCAG ATGATGCCTGAGGTTCGAGTGGCTCTTTTTGGTCAGAACCAGAACCGCAAGTTTCTGGACTGA